AGGCCAAGGCATCGGCCGACGGCAGCCTCATTAAGATGTGGCAAAAGGGGGAACACCTCTTCGCCGAGATCGGCTCGGGGCAACTCGATCGCGACTTCATCGTGCTCATCTCCATCGCCCGCGGCATTGGCGAGGGCCCGATCTTAGGCGGCATGACCTGGGGATTTGGCGACGATTGGTTGTGGCAGTTCCGCAAAGTCGACGACAAGATTCACATCGTCCGCCGCAATGTGCGCTTCACCGCCGACAAAGGCAGCCCCGAAGAACGCGCCGTCAAGCTCGCCTACACCGATAGCGTGTTGTTCAGTTTGCCCATCGTCACCAAAGGCCCTGCGGGCGGATCGGTCGTCGATCTCGGTCAGGTCTTCATGAGCGACCTGCCGCAGATCTCCAGCGTGCTGCCCGGCTTCGCGTTCGCCGCCAACAAATCGAATTGGGAGGCGATCAAGGGCTTCAAAGACAACATGGAGATTCAAATCGCCGCCACCTATGCTTCCGGCGGCAATATGAGCTTCGACACTGTCGCCGATAGCCGCGGCGTGACCATCGGCATTCACTACTCCATCAGCTTGTTGCCGGAAAATGGCTACAAGCCGCGTTTGGCCGATGACCGCGTGGGCTATTTCCTCACGGTGCTCAAGGACTACTCCAAGAAAGGCGATGACGATCAGTTTGTCCGCTACATCAATCGCTGGAAATTGGAGAAGGCCGATTCGTCCGCCGATGTGTCCCCCCCCAAGGAGCCCATCCGCTTTTACATCGAAAAGACGGTCCCCTATCAGTACCGCAAGCCCATCCACGATGGCATCTTGGAATGGAACAAGGCGTTTGAGAAGGCGGGCTTTGTCGACGCGATTCACGTCATTCAGCAGCGCGACGAAGACACCTGGGATCCGGAAGACATCAACTACAACACCTTCCGCTGGATCACCTCGTCGGCCGGCTTTGCCATGGGCCCCAGCCGCGTCAATCCGACCAACGGCCAAATCCTCGACGCCGACATCATCTTCGACGCCGACTTCATTCGCTTCTGGCGCGACGAGTACGAGCTCTTTTCGCCTGACGTCGTCTCGCGCGTGACGGGCGGAGCGTTCGATCTGCATAGCTACGAAGAGGAAATGAAGAAGGTGCCGCCGCATCTGCGCCATGCCTACACCTGCCGCTGCGAACTGCACAACGGCATCTCCCGCGAGTTGGCGCTCGGCTCGGCCGCCATCACCGCCATGGAAGGCGCCGAAGGCAAGGAGATGCAAGAAAAGATGGTCATGCAGGGGCTGAAAGAAGTCACCATGCACGAGGTCGGGCACACCCTTGGCCTGCGGCACAACTTCAAATCCAGCACCCTCTACACCCTGGAAGATGTCAACGACCCCGAAAAGACCAAGACCACCGGGCTCACCGGCTCGGTCATGGATTACACCCCCGCCAATATCCAACCCAAGGGCGCCAAACAGGGGGACTACTTCTCCGGCACGGTTGGCCCCTATGACGTCTGGGCCATTGAGTATGGGTACAAGTCGCTGTCGGGCGGAACCGAGGGCGAAGAGGCCGAGCTGCGCAAGATCGCCGCGCGTTGCGCCGCCCCAGAACTGGCCTACGCCACCGACGAGGACACCCGCGGCATCGACCCCGATCCGCTCGTCAACCGTTATGACCTGGGCAAGGACCCGCTCGAATACGCCAAGCTGCGCAGCAAGCTGATCGGCGATCTATGGCCGACGTTGGTCGAAAAGACATCCAAAGACGGCGAGGGGTACCAGCGGGTAACCCAGGCCTTTGGTGTCTTGCTGCGACAGTACGGCCTGGCCAACTTCTTCGCCTCTCGTTTCGTCGGCGGCGTGAACGTCAATCGCGACCATAAGGGAGATCCCAACGGCCGCGCCCCGTTCACCATTGTGCCGGTCGAAAAACAACGCGAGGCGCTGGCCCTGCTCGAAACGCAAGTCTTCAACGACAAGCCGTTCCAATTTCCACCGGAACTGTATAACCATCTGGCCACTTCGCGCTGGAGCCACTGGGGAACTAATGAGCCCCTGCGCGTCGACTTCGCGGTTCATGAGGTGATCGGCATGTGGCAAGAGTTGATCTTGTCCAAGCTCATGTCGTCGCTCACGCTCGAGCGCGTACACGACGCCGAACTCAAGGTGGCCGCCGACCAGGACGCGCTCACCACCGTCGAACTGCTGGATCGATTGACCAAGGCGATTTTCGCCGAGGTCGACGCGTTGCCTGCGGGCGAGTTCACCCCGCGCAAGCCGGCGATCAGCAGCCTGCGCCGCAATCTGCAGCGCAAGTACCTGACGCAGCTTGCCGACCTGGCGATGGGCAACTCCTTTGCTCCCGCCGATTGCCAGACCGTGGCCTACGCGCAGCTTGGTTCGCTGCAGGAGCGAATCAACAAACTGATCGAGGGGGGCGCCAAGCTCGATCCCTACAGCCAGGCCCATCTCAAGGAAACCTCGGCGCGGATCAAGAAGGTGCTGGAAGCTCAGCTAGAGCTGCCTCGCGCCTAGCGCCATTTGTGAATACCTAAATCTCAAAAGAGCCTCCGGACTCGCGCCGGAGGCTCTTTTTGTTGTGATGTCAGGCAGGGCGCCACGACCGCGGGTTACTCCGCGCGGCGATTTCTTCCTCGCCGCTCGAACCGAATCTCCCCCTCAAACTTCGCGCCCTGCAATTCCTGCCACTTGGCCTTTTGATCGGTGGTGAGCACCGCATCCAGCTTCTTGCGCGTCTCGTCGCGCGCCGCGCGAAACTTCTCGCGCGCTTGCTCGCGATTTCCCTCTTCGCGCAAGGCCCGCATCGCCTCGCGCCCCGCCTCCAGCGCGGCGCTCACCTGCGACTTTTGCTCGTCCGTCAGCGCGAGCGCCTCCGCCACGTCGGCGTCGGCCAGCGCGTAGGTCCCTTGCTGCTGCCAGCCAATCTGCTGCAAACGCTTGACTTGTTCTTCGTTCAGAATCTTGGCCAGCGACTCGCGCGTCGCCTTGGCTCGCTCCTCCCATTTGGCGCGCCGCTCATCTCCGCTAAGTTCTCGCAGCTCCTGCATTGACTCGCGTCGCTTGGTCGACAACTCCTCGATCGCCGTCCGCTGCTGGTCGGTGATCTTTAGCTCGCTGCGCACCGAGTCTTGCGAGAGCAGCATCAATCGATCCCCCCCCACGCCGCCGATGCCGCCCGGCCCCTGGGCCAGGCTCAAACCAGTCGCAGTCGCCAGTGCGAACGCTGCAAAAACCAAAATGCGAGGCCTCATGTCAAAAACTCCTGCAATGGGGAGATCGGCGCGCCAACGGCGCGTGCCCGCTATCTGCTCTTAAACCACTCTCCCGGTCAATAGTTCCGCGGCGCCCGCGCGAATTGCTCGAAATGCGTTCCCCAATCGGCTAACCTGCGGAGCAACGATTCACCAAAACTCCAACTTCAGCCAGCAATAGGTGCAGCCATGCAAGAGGAACTCATCAACTTTCTGCCCAAGAGCGATTTCTCGCGCCGCGATTTCGTCGTCACCACGCTGGCCACCGGCTTTGCCTTGGCGGTGCGTCCCGTGTCGGCCGCCACCATCACCACCGACAGTAATGGCCTCGTGGCGGGCGAAGTGAAGATCCCGGTTGCCGACGGCGAAATCCCCGCCTATCGGGCCATGCCCGCCAGTGGCGCATCGTTCCCGGTCGTGCTCGTCGTGCAGGAGATTTTCGGCGTCCACGAACACATCAAGGATATCTGCCGTCGATTTGCCAAACTCGGCTATTTGGCCATCGCGCCAGAGCTTTACGCGCGGCAGGGAGATGTCTCCAAAATCTCCAACATTCAAAAGGTCGTTTCCGAAGTCGTGTCCAAGGTGCCCGACGCGCAAGTCATGTCCGATCTCGACGCCGCCGTGGCCTGGGCCGCGAAGAACCAGGGAGACGTCAGCCGACTCGGCATCACCGGCTTTTGTTGGGGCGGCCGGATCGTCTGGCTCTATGCCGCCCACAATCCCCAGCTCAAGGCGGGCGTGGCCTGGTACGGCCGCCTGGTCGGCCAGAGCGACGAGTTGCATCCCAAGCATCCGCTGGAGATTGCCGCCGACCTCAAGGCCCCGGTGCTGGGGCTGTACGGCGAGGCCGATGGCGGCATCCCGGTGGAGACGGTCGAGAAAATGCGCGCCGCCCTCAAGGCCGCCAACCAGCCGTCGGAGATTGTGCTGTATCCCAAAACGCAGCACGGCTTCCACGCCGATTATCGACCGAGCTACCATCCCGAGAACGCCGCCGATGGCTGGAAGCGTTTGCAGGAATGGTTCAAAAAGCACGGCGCCGCGTAAGCGCGCGGCAGCCCCTCGGAAGCGTCGGCCACTGCCGATATAATTACGCGACAACCATTGCCGCCGCGCGCGACGCTCGCGCGCAGCCGATATGCCCGCTAGCCGAGCCGCCGCACCGTGATCGCCACGCGACTTCCCACCTTGATCGCCGACTTGCGCCGCGTCGCGGGCGACGACGGCGTGCTGGCCAATCACTCCGAGATGCTCGTCTACGAGTGCGATGGCTTTGTCATCGAAAAGAACTGTCCCGATGTGGTCGTCTTTCCCCGCACCGCGCAGCAAGTAGCGGCCATCGTTCAGCTTGGCAACGAGTACGATGTGCCGGTGTTGCCACGCGGCGCCGGCACCAGCCTGGCGGGCGGTTGCCTACC
This sequence is a window from Pirellulales bacterium. Protein-coding genes within it:
- a CDS encoding zinc-dependent metalloprotease, with the translated sequence MKKLILTAFACLSIFAWQPASAWADDAKPDSKTEEKDEKGKDEEKKDKYPPFAEVTKEAKASADGSLIKMWQKGEHLFAEIGSGQLDRDFIVLISIARGIGEGPILGGMTWGFGDDWLWQFRKVDDKIHIVRRNVRFTADKGSPEERAVKLAYTDSVLFSLPIVTKGPAGGSVVDLGQVFMSDLPQISSVLPGFAFAANKSNWEAIKGFKDNMEIQIAATYASGGNMSFDTVADSRGVTIGIHYSISLLPENGYKPRLADDRVGYFLTVLKDYSKKGDDDQFVRYINRWKLEKADSSADVSPPKEPIRFYIEKTVPYQYRKPIHDGILEWNKAFEKAGFVDAIHVIQQRDEDTWDPEDINYNTFRWITSSAGFAMGPSRVNPTNGQILDADIIFDADFIRFWRDEYELFSPDVVSRVTGGAFDLHSYEEEMKKVPPHLRHAYTCRCELHNGISRELALGSAAITAMEGAEGKEMQEKMVMQGLKEVTMHEVGHTLGLRHNFKSSTLYTLEDVNDPEKTKTTGLTGSVMDYTPANIQPKGAKQGDYFSGTVGPYDVWAIEYGYKSLSGGTEGEEAELRKIAARCAAPELAYATDEDTRGIDPDPLVNRYDLGKDPLEYAKLRSKLIGDLWPTLVEKTSKDGEGYQRVTQAFGVLLRQYGLANFFASRFVGGVNVNRDHKGDPNGRAPFTIVPVEKQREALALLETQVFNDKPFQFPPELYNHLATSRWSHWGTNEPLRVDFAVHEVIGMWQELILSKLMSSLTLERVHDAELKVAADQDALTTVELLDRLTKAIFAEVDALPAGEFTPRKPAISSLRRNLQRKYLTQLADLAMGNSFAPADCQTVAYAQLGSLQERINKLIEGGAKLDPYSQAHLKETSARIKKVLEAQLELPRA
- a CDS encoding dienelactone hydrolase family protein, translating into MQEELINFLPKSDFSRRDFVVTTLATGFALAVRPVSAATITTDSNGLVAGEVKIPVADGEIPAYRAMPASGASFPVVLVVQEIFGVHEHIKDICRRFAKLGYLAIAPELYARQGDVSKISNIQKVVSEVVSKVPDAQVMSDLDAAVAWAAKNQGDVSRLGITGFCWGGRIVWLYAAHNPQLKAGVAWYGRLVGQSDELHPKHPLEIAADLKAPVLGLYGEADGGIPVETVEKMRAALKAANQPSEIVLYPKTQHGFHADYRPSYHPENAADGWKRLQEWFKKHGAA